The following coding sequences lie in one Capsicum annuum cultivar UCD-10X-F1 chromosome 5, UCD10Xv1.1, whole genome shotgun sequence genomic window:
- the LOC107853703 gene encoding ABC transporter G family member 1-like, with protein MMKKFQVLNIIIIKIKIHFRIVFLQERYIFMRKTAYNAYRRSSYCLSHAIVSLPALIFLSFAFAAITFWVVGLDGGFSGFLFYFAIILASFWAGNSFVTFLSGVVPSVMLGYTIVVAILAYFLLFSGFFMNRDRIPPYWIWFHYLFLVKYPYEAVLQNEFDDPTKCFVKGIQMFDNSPLGNVPNALKEKLLNTMSN; from the coding sequence ATGATGAAAAAGTTTCAagtattaaatataataataataaaaataaaaatacattttcgTATCGTTTTCCTACAAGAAAGGTACATTTTCATGAGGAAAACAGCTTACAATGCGTATAGAAGATCTTCATATTGTCTCTCTCATGCTATAGTTTCTCTACCAGCATTGATCTTTCTTTCATTTGCATTTGCCGCGATCACATTCTGGGTTGTAGGTCTGGATGGTGGATTTTCCGGGTTCTTGTTCTATTTCGCGATAATTCTAGCCTCATTCTGGGCCGGGAACTCATTCGTTACATTCCTATCCGGTGTAGTCCCTAGTGTCATGTTAGGTTACACGATTGTGGTCGCGATCCTAGCCTACTTCCTCCTCTTCTCCGGGTTCTTCATGAATCGCGACCGGATCCCACCTTATTGGATTTGGTTTCACTATCTATTTCTGGTGAAATATCCTTACGAAGCCGTTTTACAAAATGAATTTGATGATCCAACTAAGTGTTTTGTCAAAGGGATTCAAATGTTTGATAATTCACCACTTGGAAATGTACCAAATGCattgaaagaaaaattgttgAACACAATGAGTAAC